One genomic region from Syngnathus typhle isolate RoL2023-S1 ecotype Sweden linkage group LG17, RoL_Styp_1.0, whole genome shotgun sequence encodes:
- the rhbdf1a gene encoding inactive rhomboid protein 1 isoform X3, translating into MDLPSQDNISLASTETPPPLYVPSSSHGMQKIVDPLARGRAFRMVEEVDGYSVPQTPITPGAASLCSFTSSRSGLNRIPRRRKRESVAKMSFRAAAALVKGRSIRDSTLRRTQRRSFTPASFMEEDMDFLDELDTSFFARDVLMHDELSTYADEVFESPSEAAMKEAEHSDKKDEMELTGSALDKTALERSHLMLPLERGWRKAKEGAPGPPKVPLRQEVVSVNGQRRGQRIAVPVKKLFAREKRPYGLGMVGKLTNRAYRKRIDSYVKRQIEDMDDHRPFFTYWITFVHMLITILAVCIYGIAPVGFSQHETVDSVLRNKGVYENVKFVQQENFWIGPSSEALIHLGAKYSPCMRQDKQVHEFIREKRDIERNSACCVRNDRSGCVQTSEEQCSSTLAVWVKWPQHPSKHQLNGKDRQYGSVCHQDPRICLEPASVAPHEWPDDITKWPICTRYNTGNHTNLPHIDCTITGRPCCIGTKGRCEITSREYCDFMNGFFHEEATLCSQVHCMDDVCGLLPFLNPEIPDQFYRLWLSLFLHAGILHCMVSVAFQMTILRDLEKLAGWLRISIIYIVSGITGNLASAIFLPYRAEVGPAGSQFGILACLFVELFQSWQILAQPWVAFTKLLCVVLFLFAFGLLPWIDNFAHFSGFVSGFFLSFAFLPYISFGRMDLYRKRCQIIVFLLVFVGLFSGLAVLFYVYPIKCEWCELLTCIPFTDKFCEKYDLNAHLH; encoded by the exons ATGGACCTGCCCAGCCAGGACAACATCTCGTTAGCCAGCACCgagacgccgccgccgctctaTGTGCCCTCCTCCTCGCATGGCATGCAGAAG ATCGTCGACCCGCTGGCTCGCGGTCGGGCCTTCCGCATGGTGGAGGAGGTGGACGGCTACAGCGTACCGCAGACCCCCATCACACCCGGGGCAGCATCGCTCTGCTCCTTCACTAGCTCCCGCTCGGGCCTCAACAGGATACCCCGCCGACGCAAGAGGGAGTCGGTGGCCAAGATGAGCTTcagggcggcggcggctctCGTCAAG GGGCGCTCCATACGGGACAGCACTCTGCGACGGACACAAAGACGCAGCTTTACTCCTGCCAGTTTCATGGAGGAAGACATGGACTTTCTTGATGAGCTGGACACGTCCTTCTTTGCCCGA GATGTCCTGATGCACGACGAGCTGTCCACGTACGCGGACGAGGTGTTTGAGTCGCCGTCGGAGGCGGCGATGAAAGAGGCGGAGCATAGCGACAAGAAGGATGAGATGGAGCTGACGGGAAGCGCGCTCGATAAGACGGCACTGGAGAGGAGTCACCTGATGCT ACCTTTAGAGCGCGGGTGGCGCAAAGCCAAAGAGGGCGCGCCGGGTCCGCCCAAGGTGCCCTTGCGTCAGGAGGTGGTGAGCGTCAACGGGCAGCGGCGCGGCCAGCGAATCGCCGTGCCGGTCAAGAAGCTTTTTGCCCGCGAGAAGAGGCCGTACGGGCTGGGCATGGTGGGCAAGCTGACCAACCGCGCGTACCGTAAGCGCATCGACAGCTACGTCAAGAGGCAGATCGAGGATATGGACGACCACAG GCCCTTTTTTACATACTGGATCACCTTTGTACACATGCTCATCACCATCCTGGCTGTATGCATCTACGGCATTGCACCGGTGGGCTTCTCCCAGCACGAGACGGTTGATTCT GTTTTAAGAAACAAAGGCGTGTACGAAAATGTCAAGTTTGTACAGCAGGAGAACTTCTGGATCGGGCCGAGCTcg GAGGCGCTGATCCACTTGGGGGCCAAATACTCTCCATGCATGCGGCAGGACAAGCAAGTGCATGAGTTCATCAGGGAAAAACGAGACATCGAACGCAACTCGGCGTGCTGCGTTCGAAACGATCGCTCCGGCTGTGTCCAGACCTCAGAAGAGCAGTGCTCG agcacTTTGGCTGTGTGGGTGAAGTGGCCCCAGCATCCCAGCAAACATCAGCTCAACGGGAAAGACAGACAATACGGCTCCGTCTGCCACCAGGACCCGAG GATCTGTCTGGAGCCCGCCTCGGTCGCGCCGCACGAGTGGCCTGATGACATCACCAAGTGGCCA ATTTGCACCAGGTACAACACAGGGAACCACACCAACCTGCCTCACATCGACTGCACCATCACGGGCCGACCCTGCTGCATCGGAACCAAAGGAAG GTGTGAAATCACATCCCGGGAATATTGTGACTTCATGAACGGCTTCTTTCATGAGGAAGCCACTCTCTGCTCACAA GTGCATTGCATGGATGATGTATGTGGACTGCTGCCTTTCCTCAACCCTGAGATCCCGGATCAGTTTTACAGACTCTGGCTCTCGCTCTTCCTGCACGCAGG GATCCTTCACTGCATGGTGTCGGTGGCATTCCAGATGACCATCCTGAGAGAcctggagaagctggcgggatgGCTGCGTATCTCCATCATTTACATTGTCAGCGGCATCACCGGCAACCTGGCGTCGGCCATCTTCCTGCCGTACAGAGCCGAG GTGGGACCGGCGGGCTCCCAGTTCGGCATCCTGGCCTGCTTGTTTGTGGAACTGTTCCAGAGCTGGCAGATCCTGGCGCAGCCTTGGGTGGCCTTCACCAAGTTGCTGTGCGTGGTGCTCTTCCTGTTCGCCTTCGGCCTGCTGCCGTGGATCGACAACTTTGCGCACTTCAGCGGCTTCGTTTCAGGCTTCTTCCTGTCCTTCGCCTTTCTGCCCTACATCAGCTTCGGCCGCATGGACCTGTACCGCAAACGCTGCCAGATCATCGTCTTCCTTCTGGTCTTTGTGGGCCTCTTTTCGGGCTTGGCCGTCCTCTTCTACGTCTACCCCATCAAGTGCGAATGGTGCGAGCTGCTGACTTGCATCCCCTTCACGGACAAATTTTGCGAGAAGTACGACCTCAACGCGCACCTCCACTGA
- the rhbdf1a gene encoding inactive rhomboid protein 1 isoform X2 encodes MAEARRESTSSLQRKKPPWLRLDIPTAQMSLDEPPTFVQPVKRQGFLRSISMPVETSHLQSPPRDFFDSRRPVLQRQSSITQTIKRGTADWFGVSKDGDATQKWQRKSLRHCSLRYGKLKPQVIREMDLPSQDNISLASTETPPPLYVPSSSHGMQKIVDPLARGRAFRMVEEVDGYSVPQTPITPGAASLCSFTSSRSGLNRIPRRRKRESVAKMSFRAAAALVKGRSIRDSTLRRTQRRSFTPASFMEEDMDFLDELDTSFFARDVLMHDELSTYADEVFESPSEAAMKEAEHSDKKDEMELTGSALDKTALERSHLMLPLERGWRKAKEGAPGPPKVPLRQEVVSVNGQRRGQRIAVPVKKLFAREKRPYGLGMVGKLTNRAYRKRIDSYVKRQIEDMDDHRPFFTYWITFVHMLITILAVCIYGIAPVGFSQHETVDSVLRNKGVYENVKFVQQENFWIGPSSEALIHLGAKYSPCMRQDKQVHEFIREKRDIERNSACCVRNDRSGCVQTSEEQCSSTLAVWVKWPQHPSKHQLNGKDRQYGSVCHQDPRICLEPASVAPHEWPDDITKWPICTRYNTGNHTNLPHIDCTITGRPCCIGTKGRCEITSREYCDFMNGFFHEEATLCSQVHCMDDVCGLLPFLNPEIPDQFYRLWLSLFLHAGILHCMVSVAFQMTILRDLEKLAGWLRISIIYIVSGITGNLASAIFLPYRAEVGPAGSQFGILACLFVELFQSWQILAQPWVAFTKLLCVVLFLFAFGLLPWIDNFAHFSGFVSGFFLSFAFLPYISFGRMDLYRKRCQIIVFLLVFVGLFSGLAVLFYVYPIKCEWCELLTCIPFTDKFCEKYDLNAHLH; translated from the exons GGGCACGGCCGACTGGTTCGGGGTGAGCAAGGATGGTGACGCCACGCAGAAATGGCAACGCAAGAGCCTCCGCCACTGCAGCCTGCGGTACGGGAAGCTCAAGCCACAGGTGATCCGCGAGATGGACCTGCCCAGCCAGGACAACATCTCGTTAGCCAGCACCgagacgccgccgccgctctaTGTGCCCTCCTCCTCGCATGGCATGCAGAAG ATCGTCGACCCGCTGGCTCGCGGTCGGGCCTTCCGCATGGTGGAGGAGGTGGACGGCTACAGCGTACCGCAGACCCCCATCACACCCGGGGCAGCATCGCTCTGCTCCTTCACTAGCTCCCGCTCGGGCCTCAACAGGATACCCCGCCGACGCAAGAGGGAGTCGGTGGCCAAGATGAGCTTcagggcggcggcggctctCGTCAAG GGGCGCTCCATACGGGACAGCACTCTGCGACGGACACAAAGACGCAGCTTTACTCCTGCCAGTTTCATGGAGGAAGACATGGACTTTCTTGATGAGCTGGACACGTCCTTCTTTGCCCGA GATGTCCTGATGCACGACGAGCTGTCCACGTACGCGGACGAGGTGTTTGAGTCGCCGTCGGAGGCGGCGATGAAAGAGGCGGAGCATAGCGACAAGAAGGATGAGATGGAGCTGACGGGAAGCGCGCTCGATAAGACGGCACTGGAGAGGAGTCACCTGATGCT ACCTTTAGAGCGCGGGTGGCGCAAAGCCAAAGAGGGCGCGCCGGGTCCGCCCAAGGTGCCCTTGCGTCAGGAGGTGGTGAGCGTCAACGGGCAGCGGCGCGGCCAGCGAATCGCCGTGCCGGTCAAGAAGCTTTTTGCCCGCGAGAAGAGGCCGTACGGGCTGGGCATGGTGGGCAAGCTGACCAACCGCGCGTACCGTAAGCGCATCGACAGCTACGTCAAGAGGCAGATCGAGGATATGGACGACCACAG GCCCTTTTTTACATACTGGATCACCTTTGTACACATGCTCATCACCATCCTGGCTGTATGCATCTACGGCATTGCACCGGTGGGCTTCTCCCAGCACGAGACGGTTGATTCT GTTTTAAGAAACAAAGGCGTGTACGAAAATGTCAAGTTTGTACAGCAGGAGAACTTCTGGATCGGGCCGAGCTcg GAGGCGCTGATCCACTTGGGGGCCAAATACTCTCCATGCATGCGGCAGGACAAGCAAGTGCATGAGTTCATCAGGGAAAAACGAGACATCGAACGCAACTCGGCGTGCTGCGTTCGAAACGATCGCTCCGGCTGTGTCCAGACCTCAGAAGAGCAGTGCTCG agcacTTTGGCTGTGTGGGTGAAGTGGCCCCAGCATCCCAGCAAACATCAGCTCAACGGGAAAGACAGACAATACGGCTCCGTCTGCCACCAGGACCCGAG GATCTGTCTGGAGCCCGCCTCGGTCGCGCCGCACGAGTGGCCTGATGACATCACCAAGTGGCCA ATTTGCACCAGGTACAACACAGGGAACCACACCAACCTGCCTCACATCGACTGCACCATCACGGGCCGACCCTGCTGCATCGGAACCAAAGGAAG GTGTGAAATCACATCCCGGGAATATTGTGACTTCATGAACGGCTTCTTTCATGAGGAAGCCACTCTCTGCTCACAA GTGCATTGCATGGATGATGTATGTGGACTGCTGCCTTTCCTCAACCCTGAGATCCCGGATCAGTTTTACAGACTCTGGCTCTCGCTCTTCCTGCACGCAGG GATCCTTCACTGCATGGTGTCGGTGGCATTCCAGATGACCATCCTGAGAGAcctggagaagctggcgggatgGCTGCGTATCTCCATCATTTACATTGTCAGCGGCATCACCGGCAACCTGGCGTCGGCCATCTTCCTGCCGTACAGAGCCGAG GTGGGACCGGCGGGCTCCCAGTTCGGCATCCTGGCCTGCTTGTTTGTGGAACTGTTCCAGAGCTGGCAGATCCTGGCGCAGCCTTGGGTGGCCTTCACCAAGTTGCTGTGCGTGGTGCTCTTCCTGTTCGCCTTCGGCCTGCTGCCGTGGATCGACAACTTTGCGCACTTCAGCGGCTTCGTTTCAGGCTTCTTCCTGTCCTTCGCCTTTCTGCCCTACATCAGCTTCGGCCGCATGGACCTGTACCGCAAACGCTGCCAGATCATCGTCTTCCTTCTGGTCTTTGTGGGCCTCTTTTCGGGCTTGGCCGTCCTCTTCTACGTCTACCCCATCAAGTGCGAATGGTGCGAGCTGCTGACTTGCATCCCCTTCACGGACAAATTTTGCGAGAAGTACGACCTCAACGCGCACCTCCACTGA
- the aanat2 gene encoding arylalkylamine N-acetyltransferase 2, producing MTQHLSGSSPFLKPFFLKTPVRVVNPLGQRRHTLPASEFRNLTPQDAISVFEIEREAFVSVSGECPLTLEEVLRFVRQCPELSLGWFEEGQLVAFIIGTGWDKERLSQEAMTLHVPNTSTVHIHVLSVHRHCRQQGKGSILLWRYLQYLRCMPHPRRALLICEDFLVPFYLKAGFKEKGPSAISVSNMRFQEMEYLLGGQAYARRNSGC from the exons ATGACCCAGCACCTCAGCGGCTCGTCTCCCTTCCTCAAGCCCTTCTTCCTGAAAACGCCCGTCCGGGTGGTCAACCCTCTGGGGCAGAGACGACACACGTTGCCCGCCAGCGAATTCAGGAACCTCACGCCTCAGGATGCCATCAGCGTGTTTGAGATCGAGAGAGAAG CTTTCGTCTCAGTGTCCGGCGAGTGCCCTTTGACCTTGGAAGAGGTGCTGCGCTTTGTGCGTCAGTGCCCCGAGCTGTCGCTGGGCTGGTTCGAGGAGGGTCAATTGGTCGCCTTCATCATCGGCACCGGCTGGGACAAAGAGAGGCTTTCGCAG GAGGCCATGACCCTACACGTGCCAAACACGTCCACGGTGCACATCCACGTGCTGTCAGTGCACCGCCACTGTCGGCAGCAGGGCAAAGGCTCCATCCTGCTGTGGCGGTACCTGCAGTACCTTCGCTGCATGCCGCACCCCCGCCGGGCGCTGCTAATCTGCGAGGACTTCCTGGTGCCATTCTACCTCAAGGCCGGCTTCAAGGAGAAAGGCCCGTCAGCTATCAGCGTATCCAACATGCGCTTCCAGGAGATGGAGTACCTGTTGGGCGGACAGGCATACGCCAGGCGGAATAGCGGCTGCTAA